DNA sequence from the Longimicrobium sp. genome:
GCCAGAAGGTCCAGTCCCGCCACCCCGCCGGAAGCTTCGGCTCCGCCACGCCGTAGTGCGCCACCCAAAGCGGGTACTCGCTGAGCGCCGCGCCCACGCTCGCCGTCCAGAAGCTGGCGCGGCTGTAGATGATGGGCCTGCGCCCCGTCGCGCGCTCCACCGCTTCCAGCCAGGTTCGCACGCCGCGCGCGATGGAGTCCGGCGATGCACCGTCCGTCACCTCCACGTCCAGCACGGGCGGCAGGTCGCCCGCGGCGAGCGGCACGGTGCGCAGAA
Encoded proteins:
- a CDS encoding glycoside hydrolase family 25 protein, with protein sequence LRTVPLAAGDLPPVLDVEVTDGASPDSIARGVRTWLEAVERATGRRPIIYSRASFWTASVGAALSEYPLWVAHYGVAEPKLPAGWRDWTFWQHTDEGRVAGIAGNVDQNWFNGTRDQLRTFAATGAISAYR